The proteins below come from a single Vicinamibacterales bacterium genomic window:
- a CDS encoding NrsF family protein, translating to MNTNERGSIEQLILADLRPVRRLARPWQRALAVSGLAALVAWVVYRQFGVRPDAKTLGDAVLWGLSALQVLYGVLLIVSALREAVPGRMLEHRMAAVLLLVGLGVVLTVTSVTWNTHVSHVPIGKEALYWGHCFSTPILIGLPSLLVTIVLAFRAYPTRPALTGTLAGLGAGLLSDASWRTYCEITDPFHVLSSHVAAIVVLTVSGMVAGLVISRASTKTGQEW from the coding sequence ATGAACACGAATGAGCGCGGCTCGATCGAACAGTTGATCCTCGCCGATCTCAGGCCGGTTCGTCGTCTGGCCAGGCCGTGGCAGCGAGCCCTCGCGGTCTCGGGGCTTGCCGCGCTGGTCGCGTGGGTCGTGTATCGCCAGTTCGGTGTTCGGCCGGATGCCAAAACGCTCGGCGATGCCGTGCTGTGGGGCCTTTCCGCGCTCCAGGTCCTCTATGGCGTACTGCTGATCGTGTCGGCCCTGCGTGAGGCCGTGCCCGGGCGGATGCTCGAGCACCGGATGGCCGCCGTCCTGCTGCTGGTTGGCCTCGGCGTCGTTCTGACCGTGACGTCGGTCACGTGGAATACCCACGTGAGCCACGTCCCGATCGGCAAGGAAGCCCTCTACTGGGGCCACTGCTTCAGCACACCGATTCTCATCGGCCTGCCGTCGCTGCTCGTCACGATCGTCCTCGCCTTCCGCGCCTACCCCACGCGCCCCGCCCTCACTGGCACCCTGGCCGGTCTCGGCGCGGGTCTGCTTTCCGACGCCAGCTGGCGCACCTACTGCGAGATCACCGACCCGTTCCACGTCCTGTCATCGCACGTGGCCGCGATCGTGGTCCTGACCGTGAGTGGCATG
- a CDS encoding RNA polymerase sigma factor — protein sequence MSVRDAADEVLRSSMLGYQAGDREAFERLHTELAPILRRYLLRLARDTSRVDDLIQETFLQIHRARQSYDPAFPVRPWACAIARHVFLMDCRYRQRRGDLSHREPLDDATDHHASAQEEALIARSQVRHALSQLSSSTRQSVLMHHLHGLTFQEISRRLRIRGPALRARASRGMARLRQVLEDDESHHEHE from the coding sequence GTGAGCGTGCGGGATGCGGCCGACGAGGTACTGCGATCGTCGATGCTCGGCTATCAGGCGGGCGACCGCGAGGCATTCGAGCGGCTCCACACCGAGCTGGCGCCGATCCTGCGACGGTACCTGCTTCGGCTCGCCCGCGACACCAGCCGCGTGGACGATCTCATCCAGGAGACGTTCCTCCAGATCCACCGCGCGCGGCAATCGTACGACCCCGCGTTTCCAGTCCGCCCCTGGGCGTGCGCGATCGCCCGCCACGTCTTCCTGATGGACTGCCGCTACCGCCAGCGGCGCGGCGATCTCTCCCACCGGGAACCACTCGACGATGCGACCGACCATCACGCGTCGGCTCAGGAAGAAGCGCTGATCGCCCGGTCACAGGTCCGCCACGCACTCTCTCAGCTCTCCAGCAGCACGCGGCAGAGCGTGCTGATGCACCACCTGCACGGCCTGACGTTCCAGGAGATCTCCCGCCGGCTCCGCATCCGGGGTCCGGCGCTCCGAGCCCGGGCCAGCCGCGGCATGGCGCGTCTCCGCCAAGTGCTCGAAGACGACGAGAGCCACCATGAACACGAATGA